CTGCCGGATCAGCAGCCGCGCGTGCTCGGCCACCGCTGCTCGCACGGCCTGTACTGCAACCAACTGCACGCGCCCACCTGCCAGTGGGCGGGGACGCTGCCGGGCTACGATCCCTTCCGCTAGTTCTCCATCGTACCGAGCTCGCCGCAATCGAATATCTTCTCATTGAAATCAATCGGTGCCCGCGATCGGCGGGCACCGTGTTTTTACGGGTTGGGAAATTATGCGGTCACTCAGATCACGCCGAGCTTGCGCGCCACTTTTTCGATGGCCAACAGCCCGAATTCGAGGTCGTCCTGCTCGTGAGCCGCGGAGATCATCACGCGGATGCGCGCCTTGCCGCGCGGCACCGTCGGGAAACCGATCGCCGTGGCGAAAACGCCCTCCTCGTACAACGCCTGACTGAACCGCTGCGCCAGAGGCGCTTCGCCCAGCAGGATGGGTGTGATGGGGGTCGTGCTCACGCCCGTGTCGAGGCCCAGGTTTTTCAGCTCGCGCTTGAAGTACTCCGTGTTCTCCCACAAGCGCTCGACGAGCTCGCTCGATTTTTCGAGCAGGTCGATGGCGGCGATGCAGGCGGCGACGTCGGGAACGGTCATCGCCGAGGAAAAGAGGAAGGGACGCCCGCGCTGGCGCAGCCAATCGACGATCTCCCGCTTGCCGGCGACGACGCCGCCCACCACCCCGAAGGCTTTCGAGAAGGTGCCCACTTCGATGTCAACCTTGCCGTGCAGGCCGAAGTGATCGACGATGCCGCGGCCGTGGCTGCCCAGCACGCCCTCGCCGTGGGCGTCGTCGACCATGAGCAGGAATCCGTTTTCGTCGGCCACGGCGAAGAGTTCGTCCAGGGGCGCCACGTCGCCGTCCATACTGAACACGCCGTCGGTGACGATCAGGGCGCGGCGGTAGTTCTCGGCGCAGTTATCTTCGATGCGCCGGCGCAGGTCGTCGGCGTCGCGGTGGGCGTAGCGGCAGATCGTGGCCCGCGAGAGCCGGCAGCCGTCGATGATGCTGGCGTGGTTGAGTTCGTCCGAATAGATGATGTCCTTTTTATCGACCAGCGCCGGAATGGCGGCCAGGTTGGCGTTGAAGCCGGATTGAAAGGTGATCGCCGCTTCCACACCCTTGAATTTCGTCACGCGGCGCTCCAGTTCGAGATGCAGCTCCATCGTCCCGGCGATCGTGCGCACCGCGGCGGGGCCGACGCCGTATTTGTCCAGGGCGTCGTGGGCGGCCTCGATGAGGGCGGGATGGTCGGCGAGGCCGAGGTAGTTGTTGGAGCAAAAATTGAGCACCTTGCGCCCGTCGACGGTGAGCCAGGCTCCCTGCGCGGAGTTCAAGGTGCGGATGTTGGTCAGCAAACCGTTGGCCTTGAGCGTGTCTAACGCTTCACGAATCCAGGACAGCTTGTCGGTTTTACTCATCGGGTTTCACCTCCCCCAGCATCTGTGTGCGGCCGGTCTTGCGAGTCGATCAAGTCGAGCTTTCGATCTCGCGAGAGTGATTTTATCGCTCTTTCCCGCCGCATGGCAGTGATTCGATCGGGAAGACGTTCGATGTAGGCCAGGCGCAGCGGGCGCCGGGCGCGCGTGTAGCGCGCCCCCCGGCCCGCGTTGTGGTCCCGCAGGCGCCTTTCGGGATCGGTCGTCCAGCCTGTGTACAGCGTCCCGTCCGAGCACTCCAGCATGTAGCAGTAGAATTCGGCCACGATCTCATTATACGGTTAGACACAGGGCGAGACCAAGGCCGGTGAAAACGGATTGGCGGCCGGCAGCGCGGCGTCAGCTCCGGCCTCCGGGCAGATTGAAACCGAACAGCTTCTCGATCGTACTGCGGCGTTTGGGCATCCGGCCGGGAGGCGCTTTCTTGTCGTCCGGTGCGCCACGCTGCCGGGTGGAAAGCCACTGGTCGCGCGCCGCGTTCGCAGCGGCGACGTATTCGCCAAGTGATTTTCCGCTTTCGTCGGCGAGCACGCCGTGGAGATTGTGCAGTTCACCGATGAAGTGGGCCAATTTGGCGCGCAGGATTTCGAGATTCAGGGCGTCGTAATCCCGCGAATCGTAAACCGGTTCTTCGCTGCAAAGTGAGGTGATGGCCGCGAATGTCGTTCCGGCCATACTCTGGATATCCCGCCAGTTCCCGGCCTTGGCCGCCTCCTGCAGTAGCGCCGCGCCGAGTAGTCTGGGCAGCCACTCGACGGTGGCGGCAATTCCGTCGTGTTCGTGGGCGTCGATGAAAATCGGCGCCGCACCGAGCAGCCTGGCCAGGTCGAGGCCGGCCGACACGGTTTCTTCCGAACCGTCTTTCGGCACGGCGATGGCCAGCAGGCCGTTTTGGAACAGATCGACCCTGGGCTGTTTTCGTTCTTCCGGTGAGGCGCTGAAAACGTGCGGCCCGATGATCGGGGTTGCCCCCAGATAATGGCGGTCGGCCGGCAGGGATTCCTCGGCCCAGCGGATGGCCGTGGACCGCGTCGGCGTGGTGTCGATGAGCAGCCCGCCGGGTTTGAGCCTCTTTCCCAGCATTTCGAGATAGCCGTGCAGGGCGGCGGGGGGAACGTCGAGAACGATCGCATCCGCCGATTTCGAGGCCCTGCCCGGGTTCGATACCAGTCGCTGGACGGCGCCGAGTTCTTTTGCGCGCCGTGCGTTTTCACCGACGGGGTCGTGACCGATCAGCACGATCTCCGCTTCGGAGCGGGCGAAGTTCAAGGCGATCGACGTGCCGATCTGTCCCAGGCCGATAAACAATATTTCGCTGCTCATGCGAACACCTCAATTCTCACCGTCGGCCTGCTGCAGGCGGAGGAGTAAACGATCGATCTGCGTCTGCGGCGGCAGCGGAGGGATTTCTTGATGGCGGCGGACCAGAGCGACCAGCTCGTCCGAGCCTCCTGCGGCGCGGACGATGTCGGCGCCCCAGCGCGGATGCTGCGCGGCGATGATGAAGGGCCGCCGCAAACCTCGTGGCTCACCGGCGTTTCCCCAGCGTTCGACCGCCTCGGGGAACAGCGCCGTGGCCAGCACGACGAGGATACGATCCCACAATCGCGGATGGTGGCGGGATTTGCCCACGTCGTGCAGCAGCGCCGCGGCACACAAGGTCGGATGATCCGTACCGCCGGCGCGAACGGAGCGCAAGACGCGTACGCCGTGCAGTTGATCCGAGCGGCCCATGCGCCGAAAGACTTCCAGCAGGGAAGGCGGGAGCGTTTTTTCGATGAGCAGATGGTCTTCTGGCGTCAATCTGGCAAACAGTGCGTTGAGGAATTGAGACGCCCGGTAGGCGATTTTCATACGCTGAGAATCAGATGTCTGAAGATCACTTCCGCCGGTGTGCCGACGACCAGATCGAACAGATCGAAACCCGTTGCGTTTCCGATCAGGATGATGCCGATGAGAATCATGGGGCCGTATGGACGCAGGCGATAGAGTACGTCCTGCCCTCCCTGGGGCAGAAAGTATGTGGCTATTTTCTCGCCGTCGAGCGGGAAAATGGGCAGGAGATTGAAGAAGAGCAGGAGCAGATTGTAAAAAATGAAAAGGAGCAAGAAAGTGGCTATGACGTTGGATGTTTCCAACCCGATGCTCCCCGAATAGAGCAGCCCCATGCGGAACGGCAGCGATGCGAGGATGGCGAGGAGCAGGTTGGAGAAAGGCCCCGCCAAAGCCACAAGCATCAATGCGGCCGGTGTCCGCCGTCGCAGGGCGAAGTAATCTACGGGGACTGGTTTTGCCCAACCGAATCCCGCAATGACGAACATCAGAGAGCCCCACAGATCGAGATGGGCAAGCGGATTGAGGGTCAAACGGCCCGCCAGGCGAGGCGTGTCGTCCCCAAATTGATCCGCAGTCCACGCGTGCGCAAATTCATGGAAGGTGAGGGACAGTACCAGGGTGATGAGCAGTGAGGCGATTTCGAGTGGTTCAAGCGATAACATGCTCAGGATTATACCACCGGGAAAGTGTGCGTCGTTCAGGCGCATATGCGGCCGAGGGAAACGCAGGTGGTATAATCCGCGCCAACACAGAGTTCGCATCGTGGTGAGACATGCTGCCGGATTTACAGATGGGAGACGTTTTGCGATTGCGCAAACCGCATCCGTGTGGGAATACGGATTGGGTCGTGGTCCGTCTGGGCGCCGATATCGGTTTGAAGTGCCTGGGATGCGGCCGGCGCATTCTCCTGCCGCGCCGAGAGGTGGCTCGCAGGATGAAGGCCTACGTCACGAAGAGCGGCGCGGATTCGAACGGCAATTGATTTAGAAAGATCCTTGGTGCGGCGAGCCAGTATTATCGTGGATGCGCGCAACCACACGACACCCCTCGAAGCGCACAATAGCATCTCGCAAAGTGGAGATTTCAACCGAGGCCTCTCTTGCGGTAGTCGATCGATCGGCATCAGGCCCGTGATTGAAGTTTATAAGTTTGCGATGACGTTACTGTACATGTTTCCCACTGCGCCGCCAAATAGGGCCAGCATGATGATCACGATGATCGCGACCAGAACAAGGATCAGCGCATATTCGACGAGCCCTTGACCGCGCGGGAAAGAATATAATGAACGAAGACTTCGAATAGATAAATTTAGCATAATATAAGTATAGTATACGTGTGTAAACCGGAATAACTCAATAGTATTGCAGGGTAGTTTTCGTTCTGGGACGTTCGCCTGCGCGAACGGACTGCGCAGTGAGCGGGAGGGAGAATTCGTGCACAAGTTGATGCTCATTTTCCGGCAACCGAAGGATTTAGCGGCGTTCGAAACCCGTTGGAGCCACGATTTTGTGCGCGCGGCGGAGAAAATGCCGGGTATACGCCGTGTGACCGTGAGCCGGATCAACGGGGGCCTTTCTGGGGCCGTCGACTTCCATCTCGTGCATGAATTCTTTTTCGATAATGCGGAATCGATGCACCGTGCAATGGCATCCGAGGACGGACAGAAAGCGGGTAATATTTTGATGTCCTTTGCGGCGGACATCGTTACGTTGTGTTTCGCGGAGCATTGGGAAGATGACCTCGAGCGATCGTAACCGGCTTGTGCCCCGAGACGCAGATGTTCCGTCCGCAGGGAACCGGGAGAGGAACAATGTTGACCCCTGATGACTTGACGGCTTTCATCGAGAGCAACAAGGTCGATGCGCAGGTGATCGTCCTTCCTGTGGCGACTCCGACCGTTGAGGCCGCAGCACAGGCCGTCGGGACTTCCGCGAGTCAGATCGTGAAGAGCCTGCTCTTTTTGGTCGACGGAAAACCGGCGTTGGCCGTGGCCTGCGGAGAAGGCCGCGTCGATCGCCGTCCGATCGCCCGGCATTTCGACGTTGGGCGAAAGCGGGTGAAGATGGCTGACGCCGATGCGGTCTTGAAATTCACGGGCTATCCGATAGGCGCGGTGCCTCCCTTCGGGATGCCCCAACAGCCGGAGACGCTCATCGATGTGCGTCTTTTCGAGCACGATGTCGTCTATGCCGGAGGCGGGGACGTCAACGCCCTAATAAAAGTACATCCCGGGGAAATCGAGCGAATCACGCATGGGATTCGGTTGGACCTGCTCAACCCCGATGCGTTGAAATGAAGAGACCGTTGGGTTTGGGAATCTCGTTGGTCATTGTGGTCGGGCTGGTTGCGGCGTATTACGTCTATCAGGGATACCATTCTTCTTCTGTTCGCATGCAGCGGCTGCGTCGATATTGGCGCAATCCCGAAGCGCAGCTTGAGGGGGTGATTCATGCGGGAGAGCGCTGCGGCGAGGCGCCTTTCATCATGCCCACCGACGGCTTCATCGGTTTCGTTTGGGGAGATTCTTTTCGCCCCGGCCACAGCCATCAAGGCCTGGACATATTCGGCGCGGATGGCCTGGGGCACACAACGGTCGTGGCGGCGTACGATGGCTATCTGACTCGCCTGCCCGATTGGCGTTCATCGATCATCATCCGCATCGACAACGATCCCCTGCAACCGGGCCGGCAGATCTGGCTTTACTACACGCACATGGCGGATGCGCAAGGGAACTCGTTCATCGTAGACGCCTTTCCGCCGGGTACGTACGATCGATTTGTCGAAGCGGGAACGCTGTTGGGATATCAGGGTAATTATTCGGCCGATCCCGACAACCCCACGGGCATTCATCTGCACTTCTCCATCGTGAAGGACGATGGGCAGGGAAATTTCAAGAACGAACTGGTGTTCAATAACACGATCGACCCTTCGCCTTATCTGGGCATGCAGCTCAACGCCGATAAGCTGGGCGAGGGGATCGCTGCCTGCGCTGACTGATCTCGATCGTGCGGCTGCGATGTGGCCTGAAATCGGATTCGAGCATATCATTGGTACGTCCGGATACGGTGAAGATTTCGCGGCTTCGAGTTTCCTGTGCTGAGATGCTGAAGCGAAGCGGATCCACGATCTCAAAAGGACGTCATTCGAGAAATGCCTTCCTACCGTGACATGATCCACGCCATGCGAGAATTGGAACTTGATTCCCACAGCCGTGTCCTGCTGCATGCTTCTCCCTCCGCATTGCCGCCGATTCCCG
This genomic window from Anaerolineales bacterium contains:
- a CDS encoding glycine C-acetyltransferase, producing the protein MSKTDKLSWIREALDTLKANGLLTNIRTLNSAQGAWLTVDGRKVLNFCSNNYLGLADHPALIEAAHDALDKYGVGPAAVRTIAGTMELHLELERRVTKFKGVEAAITFQSGFNANLAAIPALVDKKDIIYSDELNHASIIDGCRLSRATICRYAHRDADDLRRRIEDNCAENYRRALIVTDGVFSMDGDVAPLDELFAVADENGFLLMVDDAHGEGVLGSHGRGIVDHFGLHGKVDIEVGTFSKAFGVVGGVVAGKREIVDWLRQRGRPFLFSSAMTVPDVAACIAAIDLLEKSSELVERLWENTEYFKRELKNLGLDTGVSTTPITPILLGEAPLAQRFSQALYEEGVFATAIGFPTVPRGKARIRVMISAAHEQDDLEFGLLAIEKVARKLGVI
- a CDS encoding GIY-YIG nuclease family protein; protein product: MLECSDGTLYTGWTTDPERRLRDHNAGRGARYTRARRPLRLAYIERLPDRITAMRRERAIKSLSRDRKLDLIDSQDRPHTDAGGGETR
- a CDS encoding prephenate dehydrogenase/arogenate dehydrogenase family protein, which produces MSSEILFIGLGQIGTSIALNFARSEAEIVLIGHDPVGENARRAKELGAVQRLVSNPGRASKSADAIVLDVPPAALHGYLEMLGKRLKPGGLLIDTTPTRSTAIRWAEESLPADRHYLGATPIIGPHVFSASPEERKQPRVDLFQNGLLAIAVPKDGSEETVSAGLDLARLLGAAPIFIDAHEHDGIAATVEWLPRLLGAALLQEAAKAGNWRDIQSMAGTTFAAITSLCSEEPVYDSRDYDALNLEILRAKLAHFIGELHNLHGVLADESGKSLGEYVAAANAARDQWLSTRQRGAPDDKKAPPGRMPKRRSTIEKLFGFNLPGGRS
- a CDS encoding HD domain-containing protein, with protein sequence MKIAYRASQFLNALFARLTPEDHLLIEKTLPPSLLEVFRRMGRSDQLHGVRVLRSVRAGGTDHPTLCAAALLHDVGKSRHHPRLWDRILVVLATALFPEAVERWGNAGEPRGLRRPFIIAAQHPRWGADIVRAAGGSDELVALVRRHQEIPPLPPQTQIDRLLLRLQQADGEN
- a CDS encoding site-2 protease family protein, which translates into the protein MLSLEPLEIASLLITLVLSLTFHEFAHAWTADQFGDDTPRLAGRLTLNPLAHLDLWGSLMFVIAGFGWAKPVPVDYFALRRRTPAALMLVALAGPFSNLLLAILASLPFRMGLLYSGSIGLETSNVIATFLLLFIFYNLLLLFFNLLPIFPLDGEKIATYFLPQGGQDVLYRLRPYGPMILIGIILIGNATGFDLFDLVVGTPAEVIFRHLILSV
- a CDS encoding DUF951 domain-containing protein, translated to MGDVLRLRKPHPCGNTDWVVVRLGADIGLKCLGCGRRILLPRREVARRMKAYVTKSGADSNGN
- a CDS encoding EthD family reductase; amino-acid sequence: MHKLMLIFRQPKDLAAFETRWSHDFVRAAEKMPGIRRVTVSRINGGLSGAVDFHLVHEFFFDNAESMHRAMASEDGQKAGNILMSFAADIVTLCFAEHWEDDLERS
- a CDS encoding YbaK/EbsC family protein, with product MLTPDDLTAFIESNKVDAQVIVLPVATPTVEAAAQAVGTSASQIVKSLLFLVDGKPALAVACGEGRVDRRPIARHFDVGRKRVKMADADAVLKFTGYPIGAVPPFGMPQQPETLIDVRLFEHDVVYAGGGDVNALIKVHPGEIERITHGIRLDLLNPDALK
- a CDS encoding M23 family metallopeptidase, encoding MKRPLGLGISLVIVVGLVAAYYVYQGYHSSSVRMQRLRRYWRNPEAQLEGVIHAGERCGEAPFIMPTDGFIGFVWGDSFRPGHSHQGLDIFGADGLGHTTVVAAYDGYLTRLPDWRSSIIIRIDNDPLQPGRQIWLYYTHMADAQGNSFIVDAFPPGTYDRFVEAGTLLGYQGNYSADPDNPTGIHLHFSIVKDDGQGNFKNELVFNNTIDPSPYLGMQLNADKLGEGIAACAD